One part of the Glycine soja cultivar W05 chromosome 11, ASM419377v2, whole genome shotgun sequence genome encodes these proteins:
- the LOC114373692 gene encoding thioredoxin-like protein YLS8 isoform X2 → MSYLLPHLHSEEERVVVIRFGHDWDDTCMQMDEVLASVAEKIKNFAVIYLVDITEVPDFNTMYELYEPCTVMFFFRNKHIMIDLGTGNNNKINWALKDKQEFIDIVETVYRGARKGRGLVISPKDYSTKYRY, encoded by the exons ATGTCATACTTGCTACCTCATTTGCACTCCGAAGAAGAACGAGTTGTTGTCATTCGCTTCGGTCATGATTGGGATGACACCTGCATGCAG ATGGATGAAGTGCTGGCATCGGTTgctgaaaagataaaaaacttcGCAGTGATTTATCTTGTGGATATCACTGAGGTGCCGGATTTCAACACCATGTACGAGTTGTATGAGCCGTGCACCGTTATGTTCTTTTTTAGGAACAAGCATATTATGATAGACCTTGGAACCGGAAACAACAATAAGATCAATTGGGCACTCAAAGACAAGCAAGAGTTCATTGATATTGTCGAAACAGTGTACCGTGGTGCAAGGAAGGGACGTGGTCTAGTCATTTCTCCCAAAGATTACTCTACCAAGTACCGCTACTGA
- the LOC114373714 gene encoding NADH dehydrogenase [ubiquinone] 1 beta subcomplex subunit 2-like, producing MGGGHGHGTTYKGVTVHHPKRWHTITGKGLCAVMWFWVFYRAKQDGPVVLGWRHPWEGHHDDHGKGH from the exons ATGGGAGGAGGACACGGTCACGGCACCACCTACAAAGGAGTTACCGTTCATCACCCAAAGCGCTGGCACACTATCACCGGCAAGGGTTTGTGCGCGGTCATGTG GTTTTGGGTATTCTACAGGGCAAAGCAAGACGGTCCTGTTGTATTG GGCTGGAGGCATCCTTGGGAGGGTCATCACGATGATCATGGCAAGGGCCATTAA
- the LOC114377083 gene encoding 50S ribosomal protein L12, chloroplastic-like, which yields MASTTLTTLTLRTLSYPTPSSSYPTHLSAKPSSLQFPNLSHRAATTRRPRVVVSAVEAPEKITKLGDEIAGLTLEEAKNLVDFLQDKLGVSAAAFAPVAVAAGAGGAVADAPAVVEEKTEFDVVIEEVPSNARIAVIKAVRALTNLALKEAKELIEGLPKKFKEGISKDEAEDAKKQLEEAGAKVTIA from the coding sequence ATGGCCTCAACAACTCTAACAACCCTCACCCTCCGCACGCTATCTTATCCTACACCCTCCTCTTCTTACCCTACGCACCTCTCCGCCAAACCCTCCTCCCTCCAATTCCCCAATCTCTCCCACCGCGCCGCCACCACGCGCCGCCCCCGTGTCGTCGTCTCCGCCGTTGAGGCGCCGGAGAAAATCACCAAGCTCGGCGACGAAATCGCCGGACTCACGCTCGAGGAGGCCAAGAACCTCGTCGACTTCCTCCAGGACAAGCTCGGCGTCTCCGCGGCGGCGTTCGCCCCTGTGGCAGTCGCCGCGGGTGCCGGCGGCGCTGTGGCGGACGCGCCGGCGGTGGTTGAGGAGAAGACGGAGTTCGACGTGGTGATCGAGGAGGTGCCGAGCAACGCTCGAATCGCGGTGATTAAGGCGGTGAGGGCATTGACGAACCTAGCGCTGAAGGAGGCGAAGGAGTTGATCGAAGGGTTGCCGAAGAAGTTCAAGGAAGGGATTTCAAAGGACGAAGCTGAAGATGCGAAGAAGCAACTCGAAGAAGCTGGTGCCAAGGTTACCATTGCTTAA
- the LOC114373692 gene encoding thioredoxin-like protein YLS8 isoform X1, which translates to MPIELLNTEPFMSNKMDEVLASVAEKIKNFAVIYLVDITEVPDFNTMYELYEPCTVMFFFRNKHIMIDLGTGNNNKINWALKDKQEFIDIVETVYRGARKGRGLVISPKDYSTKYRY; encoded by the exons ATGCCAATTGAATTGCTGAACACGGAGCCTTTTATGTCGAATAAG ATGGATGAAGTGCTGGCATCGGTTgctgaaaagataaaaaacttcGCAGTGATTTATCTTGTGGATATCACTGAGGTGCCGGATTTCAACACCATGTACGAGTTGTATGAGCCGTGCACCGTTATGTTCTTTTTTAGGAACAAGCATATTATGATAGACCTTGGAACCGGAAACAACAATAAGATCAATTGGGCACTCAAAGACAAGCAAGAGTTCATTGATATTGTCGAAACAGTGTACCGTGGTGCAAGGAAGGGACGTGGTCTAGTCATTTCTCCCAAAGATTACTCTACCAAGTACCGCTACTGA